The Hirundo rustica isolate bHirRus1 unplaced genomic scaffold, bHirRus1.pri.v3 scaffold_202_arrow_ctg1, whole genome shotgun sequence genome contains the following window.
CGCACCCCTTTCCCGGCCATCCCGCCTCTCccacccccagagcccccttTTCTCAATCCCGGAACTCCCAAacccccttcccagccctcgCAGCTCTCCCAGTCACCCCCTTCCTCCAGCCATGGACCcctgaaacatgattttaaagagtttaaattttagctaagggttagaagcaatttatattgatcaagatataagttagattagtaaatggtaggttaatgattattagatgcccgAGCTAGAGCTAGCTGTTTTATTATGAGcttttttatagaaaaagtggagtaagtgatccgtcataagaacagattgaaaccagtaagaacaatggccagcacctggacttggtatcaatcaatcaatcaccaagcaggggaccttggatcgtgccagagggtcacagaggcctgatgaagactctcctgacttcatcctttgagaccactgacccaattcgagaccaccgacccaattcaagagaagaattgcgcacgcgtgaaggactaaaGCCTCATTTTAgtacagagcggggatgggaggtgccGGGGTtgtgcatatgtattgtatgtaagatcttggaaaataaatagagagcaaagagccttgttcggggcggccacgcctttcggagatgactcccgtgccgcccgccggtgaataaacacaccactgtctaactttaattagttagagggtctgTGTCCGTgattatatcggttttcaaCGACTCAGtcccagccccctcccagctcaATTTGGGGGTCCCAtccccctcttttccctcttctttccaCCTCTTCCCCATCGTTCCCCCAATCCCAATCCCCTCCCCCGTGCgtggttttggggtttccagGCCCCTCCCCACGCCCCTTTCGTTTATTTTGggggctcccagtgccaccagtgccaccagcccGGCCCCCAGGGTCACCTCCGCCTCCCCAAATTGCGCTCCCGGGGAGCGCGGGGCGCTGCGGGTCTGCCTGGCAACTGAGGAGTCATCAGCGAGAAAAGCTCTGATTGGCTGAAAACTGCGCCAGGCGGGCTCTGATTGGCTGGTGAGGTGAgaggctctgggctctgcccagcAACTGGGAGTCAGAGTCCCGCTGGGCGCTGATTGGCTGGAAATCGGTGGGCGGGGCCAGAGCATTGGATTTCTGGCCTGCACCTGAGTTCGTCATCACCGCCGCGCGCTCTGATTGGCCAGGCTCCGTTTAGGGGTGGGGCGGGATGCCCCGGGGGCCAGGAGCCCCCCGGATTTGGGGGTTCCGATCCCCCTGTGGCCCTCGGGGAACCCCCAAAATGGGCTGAAAGCGGCAGAAGCCGcccaaaaatgggaaaaaagggagaaaagggaatgGGAGGGGATGGGATTGTGAGGAGGGGTCTCTCCCTGGGGGCGGGGTCCCTTTTTGGGGCCGGTCTCTCACCGATCCCTattccattcccattcccgatCCCTTTCTCATTTCGGATCCCATTCCCGTTCCGATCCCATTCCTGATCCAgatcccgttcccattcccaatcccattcctGTTCTCAGTCCTGTTCCCGATCTCATTCCCATTCCTGatcccattcccgatcccattcctgctcccattcccgatcccattccctttcccatccccgatcccattccctttcccatccgCGATCCCATTCCCTgatcccattccctttcccattccctttcccattcccgATCCCGTTCCCGCCGCTGTTTCCTGGGAATGGCTCCGATCtcaaccccaaacccagaggaTTCAAATCCTGGGGGtcaaaacaccccaaatctgGGAtcaaacaccccaaatccaggggGATCGAACATCCCAAATCCAGGGGTCAATCCCCCCGACCTCATCCTGGGAGGGAtcaaacaccccaaacccccactCAGGGGTATTCAGCCTCCCCCTTGCCCCCAAACCCAAATTTTAGGATCAATCCCCTCAAATCCCGAATCTCGGGGTGTCAAACACCCTCAAACCCCAAATTTGTGGATTAAAACCCTCccatccccaaatcctgggatttAGAACATTTGGGGTGTCCAACCACCCCGATCCCGAAGTTTGGGGTtaaaccccccaaatcccaaaccctggGGTGTCAGACACCCCCAATGCCCAAAGTTTGGGGTTAAAGCCTCCAAATCCCAAACTCTGGGGTGTCAAACACCCCCAATCCCTGAAGTTTGGGGTTAAAATCccccagatcccaaattctgtggtcaaacccccccaaatcccgggGTGTCAAACACCCCCAGTTCCCAAATTTTGGGGTTAAACTGCCCCAAAACCCAAATTCCGGGGTCAAataccccaaatcccaaaccctggGGTGTCAAACATCCCAATTCCCAAAGTTTGGGGTAACCCCTCCAATCCCAAATCCTGAGGCGTGAAACATCCCCAAATCCTAAACTTAGGGGTTAaatcaccccaaaccccaaattctgcaatcaaaactccccaaacccccaaattttAGGAtcaacccccccccccttccatTTCCCAAACTTTAGGGTGAAACCCCCCTGACCCCAAataccccccaccccccaaaaaaaccccaacaaaacaacaaaacactcCAGCCCTGGGGGCGCCGTGGGGTTgattttgggtggattttgggtTTATTTGGGGCAGCTCCAGATGCAATGTCTGCAGAGAGACCCTGGGTACAAAGctgggaaaaacccataaacagcaggaaaccccaaaaatccctcaggaaaccccaaaaccccataGAAAATGGCAAGAACCCTTGGGGGTTGGACAGGAGATTTGGAGTTTATGTGCTGTTGATTTGGGATTTACTTGGGAtttattttgggtttatttgggatttattttgagtttgtttggaggttttttggggtttcctgctgtttatggtttttttcccagctttgtaCCCAGGGTCTTTCTGCAGACTTTGCACCTGGAGCTGCACCTGGAGCTGCACCTggagttttggggtttatttggggttggttttggatttatttgggtttatttgggttttattttgggttgattttggatttattttgggtttatttggAGATGGTTTGGGATTTATTTGGGGTTGATTTGGGGCTTGTTTGGGATTTATTTGGGGTTGATTTGGAtttatttgggatttatttggggtttattttgggtttatttGAGACTGATTTTGGGTTGATTTGAGATTGATTTTGGGTTGATTTGAGGCTTGTTTGGGACTTATTTGGGCTTGATTTGAGGATGATTTTGGGTTTATTTGTGGTTTATTTGAGATTTATTTTGGGGTTGACTTGGATTTATTCGGGATTTATTTTGGGTTGATTTGGGATTTATTTGGGGTTGATTTGGGATTTATttgggacagctccaggtgcAATGTCTGCAGAGAGACCCTGGGTACAAAGctgggaaaaccccaaaactgtgaggaaacctcaaaaaaaccctctccttttttttacattttgacCCCATTTTATGCAATTTGTGTTAGTATTTTTACACTTTGACCCCATTTTTTTTGATTCCGtcaccatttttttccatttggacccaattttttacatttcaagttggttttttttccattttgactCCCATTTCTTTGGATTTCATctctgtcctagggtgactttatgatgcctgtatccccaatcgtctgtcctgtttgtgctgtatattgagttctgcgCCTTtcagactggttctaagagcaaggagaagcgcggagtttgttttgagaaaactgcctgactcctccacattcttctccgggcggggtgttcggcggaggcttggagacactgcaggacagagatcgTTTTGCTTTTAGctagtttcagctagctagggcagagaagttccctggactggttttttgccctttttcttggagctgttcaaacctgctctggactgaaaagccatgggagcactgggggctgcccCTGCGGCAGGGCTCTGGCTGTGGGCTCAGCACGGCCAAGTTCCCGTGTTTGGACAGACTCAGGGGCTGCCcccggggagcgcggggctcgAGCGTGGAACGGACACGCGGACAAACGGCCCCAGGGCTTCAGCtgcagcggcggcagcggcggcagcgagTCTACGACCCTCGCCGTCtctctcctgttcctgctctccctctcccgCATTCCCGCACTCCGTCTCGGTGTCCCGCAGCCTCTCCCGGTGTCCCTTTCCCGGTCTCCCCAGCCCCTGTCGGTGTCCCCGTCCCGaactctccctctccccccgcAGGGCCGGGCCATGCCCCCGGCCCGTCCCCGGCCCCaggcggggctgccccggccccggccccggccccgggcgtCCCGCCGCGGCCTCGCCTCCGCCCGGCTCTGGCCGTACTGGCGGCGGCGCTGCTGGCCGGGCATCAGCGCCTGGGGCCGGGGCGGCATCGCCGCCCTTTGGCTGCGCCtgtgcccagcccggccccggccccgagcccggcccgaATCACGGCCCCGGCGCCTCCCGGGCCCCGCGGAGGACACACGCggcgcggccgctcccgccgcctccGCTGCGGCTTCCCCGGCCCGAGCTCCGCCGCTcggcagcgcggccgccggCCCCGAGCCGCCGGGGCCCGGGGCGCTCGGGAGGCGCTCGGGGGCCGTGTCTGGCCCCGGGCCGAGCGCTGACGGCCGCGTGTCGCCCGCAGGGAAGGCGCAGGAGGCCCTGCAGGAGCGCTACCGCCTGGGTTCGCTGCTGGGGCGCGGAGGCTTCGGCAGCGTCTGCTCGGGGACGCGGCTCTCGGACGGCGCCCCggtgagcggcggggccggcggcgggcggaggaggaggaggaggaggaatagGAGAAGACCGGGacgcggcggggcgggcggcgagCTCAGCCCGCTGCTGCCCTTTGCTCGCAGGTGGCCATCAAATGCGTGCCGCGGGATCGCATCCAGCACTGGGGCGAGCTGGTGAGTGAGCGGGGCCAGCGGCAGaagccgggccgggccgggccgggccgggatgAGCCGGGGCCCGGCAGGGTGGGAGCCGCCGGGAGCCGTGCGGGGAGAGCGGGCGTGGGGTGAGCGGGGGGCCCAGAGCATCCGGGGCTGGGTGAGGGGTCCCGGAGCCCTGGCACGGCCTCGGCCCCACTGACGGCATCGTGGTCCTCCCGCAGCCCGACGGCGCCCGTGCGCCCCTGGAAGTCGTGCTGCTGCACAAGGTGTCCTCTGGATGCGCTGGTGTCATTCAGCTCCTGGAGTGGGTTGAGCTCCCCGACAGCTTCTTGTTGGTGCTGGAGCGTCCGGAGCGGAGCCAGGACCTCTCGGGTTTCCTGGCGGAGCGGAGGTTCCTGCCGGAGGAGGAGGCGCGGGGGCTGTTCCGCCAGGTGCTGGAGGCCGTGCGGCACTGCACCAGCTGCGGGGTCCTGCACCGCGACATCAAGCCCGAGAACATCCTGCTCGACCTGGCCACCGGGCAGCTCAAACTCATCGACTTTGGCTGTGGCGCCTTCCTCCAAGACACAGCCTACACCCAGTTTGCAGGTGAGCCCTCGCAGGGGATGTTCCTGGGCATCTCAtggcccagcctggctggagcaCTGGGACTTCCCCCTCTCACTGCTAGGAGCAGGATTATTTCTTGAGCCAAGTTGCTTCTGGGTGGGACTGGGAGGGGGCCAGCCCCCACAtgcccagggatgctggggcGAGGCTctaggagcagcagcatcccctgaTGAACTCCGTCTGTGTTCCATAGGAACCCTGGCCTACAGCCCACCAGAGTGGATCCACCACCAACGCTACCACGGCGAGGCAGCCACGATCTGGTCCCTGGGCCTCCTGCTGTACCACCTGGTGATGGGGAAGCACCCGTTCAGGAGGGGCCAGCAGATCATCTGGGGTCGGATCTTGTTCCCACGATGGCTCTCTCAAGGTGGGTCCTCATCTCTGGGCACAGGGGAATACCTGTGTTGGGAGACAGCAGCAGGCTCATGagcaccctgccctggcagctgctgaggaggtggCACGTCCTGCTCTCCTCCAAACACAGAATCCATCGGGAAGTTtaggcacagctctgggcacacCCAGCATGGCCTGGGCACAGCAATGGGGGGGCAAAGCAGATGGGATCCTTCTGCAGCTGACTGGTGGGTTCTGGTTTCTCTCTTCAGAGTGCCAAGATGTTATTAAGAGGTGTTTGTCCATGCAACCCTTGGACAGGCCGTCCTTGGAAGACCTCTTCCATGATCCTTGGCTGCAGGGTGTTCATCTGCCCTAGAAGATGGGAGAGGTCCATGTGCACAACTGGATCCAAAAACCTGGCAGGTAACAGCTCCACACATCTCATGGCAACCAATGGCAAAGAAAACCAGCCTGGTTTTGTCCTGCCTGTAGCTCTGAGCAGGGATCATCATCAGGATCATCTGTGCTGGAGCTTAGCTGCTGGAGACCTGGTCTAGCCAGCACTGGTGGCCACCATCCAGCCTGGGTTTGCTTGTCCTGGTTCATGGATGGCTGGGCCCCTGGGCAGAACACAGACAGCCTGGTGTGGcccccagggaaggaggagcccCTGGAGAAGCTCTTTCAcgtggggctgctgctggagacactGAGGACAACCTCAAGGATGACAATCTCTTCCTTGACTGGACCACCAGCAGCTGACGATGATCGACTTGGATTCTGGCACCTTCTTCAAAGACACGCTCCATGCCCAATTTGCAGGTGAGTCCAGAGCCAGGGGGATGCTCCCAGATGTGGGCATGGCACGGCCTGGGCAGGTACCAAAGGTTTCCCCCTTTGCTGGGGCAGATGTAACAAATTCTTCACTCGGCTGTCCAGCTGCTTTttggctctgggcagctgctgaggggctGGATGTGCCatggctggctgcaggctgggcacatgtcctgccctcctgctctgcccccaaaggcagcagggatgggcaggttt
Protein-coding sequences here:
- the LOC120747786 gene encoding serine/threonine-protein kinase pim-1-like; protein product: MPPARPRPQAGLPRPRPRPRASRRGLASARLWPYWRRRCWPGISAWGRGGIAALWLRLCPARPRPRARPESRPRRLPGPAEDTRGAAAPAASAAASPARAPPLGSAAAGPEPPGPGALGRRSGAVSGPGPSADGRVSPAGKAQEALQERYRLGSLLGRGGFGSVCSGTRLSDGAPVAIKCVPRDRIQHWGELPDGARAPLEVVLLHKVSSGCAGVIQLLEWVELPDSFLLVLERPERSQDLSGFLAERRFLPEEEARGLFRQVLEAVRHCTSCGVLHRDIKPENILLDLATGQLKLIDFGCGAFLQDTAYTQFAGTLAYSPPEWIHHQRYHGEAATIWSLGLLLYHLVMGKHPFRRGQQIIWGRILFPRWLSQECQDVIKRCLSMQPLDRPSLEDLFHDPWLQGVHLP